Sequence from the Nocardia brasiliensis genome:
GCCCATCGCTTGCAATCGCGCCGCGAAGTCGACATCGGTGATCTCGTACCTCTTGCCGCTGCCGTGCGCGATCTCCGACATCTCGGCAGGCCGTGTCGCAAAGCTGCTCAGTGCGCCTTTGATGGAGTCTCGCGTGTCGGTGAGTGCGATGCTCAACTCGGTCCCGGGGAACGATGCGGCGTATCCGACGGTGACGTCATCGGCCATTTGCTTGATGTCCCCCGACAACCCATCCAGCCACTTCGACCACGCTCGTAGCGCGTCCGGATCAACCTTGAACGTCACGATAATCCCCCTCGTTTACACCGTCGCCCGGTGCGCACGGGCGCTTGCAAGCTGCACCGATGCTACACATCGGCGACACCGAACGGGCCTCCTGGCCGGTTTGGATCGCTGAGAGCGCGATAGATGGCAGTCCACGGTGAGGGTTGTGGGCATTGGGGTTGTAGCGGACTCTGGTGACCGCCTTGTGCGCGGATACGCAGATGGAGTCCTGCATCGTGACCCGATGCGTGGCGACCGTGAGGTGCCGGGCTTTCCCGGGATCTACTCGGGCCAGGTGCCGGTGAGGGATTGGTAGCCGGTGGCTCCTGCTCGGTCTATCGCGGCCTTGACGAGACCGAAGATGGCGCCCTGGAGGGCGGCGGCGAGCAGGACCTCGCGCCAGGTGTGGTTGCGGGCGGTGGCGGTGGGGGCGTGGGAGTCGCCGCTGACGGTGCGCCAGATGCGGCTGAAGGCGGCGTTCGCCGCGAGGCCGCCGATGATGCTCACCACCATGCCGAGGGGCTTGTAGAGGGTCTTCACGCGTGCCGCCTTCGAACGATCCACCACACCAGCAGGGCGGCGAACGCCGCCGCGGCGGCGACCGGGACGGGTTGCCTGCGGGCGAGATCGGCCGCTTGCCTGCCGCCGGACAGCACGGCGTCGGGGGTCGCGGATTCGGCCTTGTCGGCCAGCCTGCGGGCCTCGTTTCCGGCCTGCGCCGCGGCGATGCCCGCGACCTCTTTCGCCTCCGCGGCCTTGCGATCGACGAGTTCCGCTGTCTGCGCGGTCTTTTCGGCGGCGGCGGACTTCGCGTTACCTGCTACCGAGGCTGCCTTGGCGCGGGCGGTTTCGGCGGTGTCGTGCAGCTTGTCCTTGGTCCGCGCTTTGACGTCGAGCTTGTCGGTCAGCTCCGAAACCGTCTCGCCCAGTTGCTCTCTGGCCTCGTCGCGGTCACGGCGCAACGCTTCCTCGTCGATCGGGCCCGACACGATGGGGTCGGCTTCGGTGTGCGGTTTCGAGTCGCTCATCAGTGGCTCCCGTGCTTGATGGTTTCGATGTCACGTTTGACGCCCGCGGCGGCTTCCTGGGGTACCGGCGGCACGGCACGCTGGACGTCGTTCTTGCCGAGGACGGCGAATAGCGCGGCGGCGATCAGCAACACCGCGCCGACAATCAGCGCCGCGGCCCATCCCGGTAACGGAATCGCCAGCGCGAAGACGGCCGCCGCGACCAGGGCCGCGCCGCCGTACAGGCCGAGCAGCGCGCCCACCCCCGCAAGCCCGGCGCCACGCCCGATCAGCTTGCCTTTCCGCTGCACCTCGAGCCGGGCCAGCTGCATCTCGTCTCGCACCAGCCTGCTCACCTGTTCGGTGGCGTCGTTGACCAGCTCTGCCACGGACCGGGTGTCACCCGGCGATCCGGTATGCGTTTCTGTCATGTGAGACCTCCCAGTCGACGGCCGGGTACCCGGCCGTCGCGATGTCACACCCGGCTCGTGTGCGGCGTCTATCCGGTGTCCGACTCAGAACACCGTCGAGGAGCACGATCCGATGTTTATCGCATATGTCACCGTCACGATTTTGGCCGCCGCCTGGGTGGGTTTCTCGGCCGCGTCGATATTCTTCCGTGCCGCGTGGGTGGTGGATCCGCTGGTGCAATACGGCGTGCCGCAGAGCTGGTGGACCTGGCTCGGCGTTGCCAAAGCCGCTGGCGCGGTGGGGCTTGTTGCCGGGTTGTTCCTTCCGTTCGTCGGGATCGCCGCTACTATCGGGATCGTGCTCTACTTCGGGGGAGCGGTGATCACCAACATCAAAGCCGGTGCCTACGCGCACATTCCGTTTCCGCTGATGTACATGATCCCCGCGCTGATTGCCGCAGGTTTGGGAGCCGCCGTCTGAACACCTCTTCGCTCATCCAGCAAAGCCTCGCGCTCGGAAGTATCCGAAGGCGGGGCTTAGCTCGGTTGAAGCGATAACCGACGATAAGGAGATTTGCATGGCAGGCAGCTGGGTTCGTCTGGTCAGTGGGTCCACTCTGCTCGCGGCGGTGGTGGCCTCGGCCATCGTCACCGCCGGTCCGGCGGCGGCCGAGCCGCGCGACTGTACCCTCGATCGCTCGTTGACCGGCGCGACGGGCTTCTGTCCTGGCGGCGACGGCTTCTTCACGGTCGAAGCGGACTGCATCGGCATTTCTATCGGCCGCGATCCGGGGATCGGCCCCTACCGGCAGTCGAGCCAGCGGCACGCGTACGCGGGCCCGCACCCGGAAATGGACGCCACACAGACGCATCCGCACGCCGAATGCAATGAGTTCATCACCGGACACTTCGGCATTCTGGTCGACGCGCGACTGTACGAAACCTTCCGCTGATCGCCGGAGCCGCCGCGCTGAACTTTATTTGCACGCGTCGCTCGTGCTTGCCCTGGCCCCGGCATGCCGTCCAGGCTGGCGGGATGGTTAACGATTCCCGTATCCGCCTCGGCGTTATCGGCCTCGGCGTGATGGGCACGGAGATGCTCGAGGTGGCGCGGCGGCATCCGGAATTCGATGTGGTCGTGGCGGCGGATCCCGGCGCGGCCGCGGCGGAGCGGATTCGATCGCGGTACCCCGATCTCTCGGTCGGGTCTGATCCCGTTGCGCTGGTTCAGGACCCGCGGCTGGACGCGGTCTATATCGCGTCACCGCCGAATACCCATGCGGCCTACGCGATCGCGGCGATGAACGCGGGCAAGGCGGTGTTCTCGGAGAAGCCGCTGGCGGCCCGTCTGGCCGACGGCGCGGACATGGTGCGGGTCGCCGCGGAGACCGGCGCGGTGAACGCGCTCAATTACACGCTGTCCGATCGCGCGGCCGCCGTCGCGGTGGCGCGTGCGGTGCACAACGGTGACGCGGGTGAAATCGTCGGCGTGGACATGCGTTTCACGTTCCCGGAATGGCCGCGCGCGTTCCAGAGCGAGGCCAAGTGGGTCGCGGGTCGCGAAGAGGGCGGCCTGGTCCGCGAGGTCGGTTCGCACTACCTGTTCCTGACCGACCGGCTGCTGGGTCCGTTGACGCCGGTGCACACGCGAATCGCCTACGGCGCGGCCGCGGAACGCAGCGCGCACGGACTGTTCACCGCGGGCGATGTTCCGGTCACCATCACCGGGTTGGTTGCCGCCGTTCCGGAAACTTATGAGTGGATCCTGTACGGCACCAAGCGTTCCTATCGGATCTCGGCGTGGTCCCGCGTCGAGGTCAGCACCGGTGACGGCTGGGCGGAGCTCCCGCTCGACGGACCGCACGGCACCGAGCACACACGCTTGACCGCCTTCGCCGCCGCCATCCGGGGCGAGGCCTCGACCCTCGCGGATTTCGCGGCGGGACTGCGTGTTCAGGAAGCGGTGGAGCACTTCCATCGGGCGGGATAGGAATTGGTCGGCTGATCACCAGGTAACGGTGTTGGCATCGGCCGAGAGGCTCCCGCCACCATTACCTGGTGATCGCTTGTCCAGCTGCTACTTCCAGTCCGGGAGGGTGGGCAGCTCACCCGTCAGGTCGCTGCCGTCGGAGCGTCCGAGCAGCCAGGCGGCGAGGGCGGCGGCCGGGCCGGTGATGGTGTGCGCCGGGGTGCCGGTACCCACCAGGCCGACGAAATCGGTGTCTGTGGAACGGATTTCGAACGCGGGCAGGGGCTCGGCGGCCGCGGCGGTGAGCCGGTTCATGTCGACCGTGGCCTGGGCCAGGATGCGCGCGACGAACGCCGCGGGCCAGTCCGCGGGGGAGAACCCGGCATCGAGGTCGACGTGGTGGATCTCCACCTCTTGCAGGCGCATCCAGCGCACCTCGGTGGCCGGGATCGGGCGGCCCTGCCGGGTGCGGACTTCCGCGTGCCAGGTCGCTTCGGTCAGTGAATTCGCCACGGCCGCCCAGCGTTTCGCGGCGGCCTCGTTGTCGGCGAGCTGCGCGTCGAGTGGTCGTGGCGCGCCTGCCTCGATGTCGAAGTCGCGCAGGAACATGCTGGCGTACTGCGGGATCTCCACGCCGGTGTGCGCCCACAGCAGCAGGTTGAGCAGGCTGTCGGCATTGCGGGCGAGATGGGCGAGCACGTGGCCGCGGGTCCAGCCCGGCAGCAGCGAGGGACCGGTCAGGTCGTCCGCGCTCAGCTTGCGGAGGGTGTCGAGGAGACGGTCGGTCGCCTCGGCGAGTACATCTAGTGATACTGGGGATTGCTCAGCGTCGCTGGTCACGGTTGCGAGCCTAGTGCCGCGTTCCGGAACTTCGATACGTTTCTCGACGGCCGGGGATGCCCGTTGGCGTCGTTGCCGATACGGCCTCGGTATCGGCTGCTCCGGCTCGGCGGTGGCTGTCCTGGCCGGACGATAGACCCGTCTGGACGCGGCACCGGTGGCCGCGAGCGCGGCACACCTGCGGGCCGAGGTCTATTCGCTGATGATCGCGTCGGCTTCGATCTCGACCAGCAGTGCGGGCGTGATCAGCGCGCTGATCTCGTACATCGAGGCGGCGGGACGGATATCGCCGAAGACCTCGGCGTGCGCCTTGCCGACCTCGGCCCAGCGGGAAATATCGGTGACGAAGATGCGGGTGCGCACCACGTCGGACAGGCTCGCGCCGGCCTGTTCGAGCGCGGTGGCAATGCGGCGCAGGACCTCTCGCGTCTGCTCGCCGATATCGTCCCCGCCGACCGCGGTGCCGCCGTTGATCGAAGCGGTGGTGCCGCTCACGGCGACGGTATTGCCGACCCGGACGGCGCGGCTGTAACCGACGATGTCTTCGAATTCGGCGCCGGAGCAGATGTTCACACGAGCAGTCATGGCCACAGCATCGCATGCCGGGAACGCCGTGGGCATCGGCATTTTCGCCAGGTTCGCCGAGGGGTAACCGGCACCGAGTTGTCACCCG
This genomic interval carries:
- a CDS encoding DUF4235 domain-containing protein, whose translation is MKTLYKPLGMVVSIIGGLAANAAFSRIWRTVSGDSHAPTATARNHTWREVLLAAALQGAIFGLVKAAIDRAGATGYQSLTGTWPE
- a CDS encoding Gfo/Idh/MocA family protein — its product is MVNDSRIRLGVIGLGVMGTEMLEVARRHPEFDVVVAADPGAAAAERIRSRYPDLSVGSDPVALVQDPRLDAVYIASPPNTHAAYAIAAMNAGKAVFSEKPLAARLADGADMVRVAAETGAVNALNYTLSDRAAAVAVARAVHNGDAGEIVGVDMRFTFPEWPRAFQSEAKWVAGREEGGLVREVGSHYLFLTDRLLGPLTPVHTRIAYGAAAERSAHGLFTAGDVPVTITGLVAAVPETYEWILYGTKRSYRISAWSRVEVSTGDGWAELPLDGPHGTEHTRLTAFAAAIRGEASTLADFAAGLRVQEAVEHFHRAG
- a CDS encoding RidA family protein, which produces MTARVNICSGAEFEDIVGYSRAVRVGNTVAVSGTTASINGGTAVGGDDIGEQTREVLRRIATALEQAGASLSDVVRTRIFVTDISRWAEVGKAHAEVFGDIRPAASMYEISALITPALLVEIEADAIISE
- a CDS encoding maleylpyruvate isomerase family mycothiol-dependent enzyme, yielding MTSDAEQSPVSLDVLAEATDRLLDTLRKLSADDLTGPSLLPGWTRGHVLAHLARNADSLLNLLLWAHTGVEIPQYASMFLRDFDIEAGAPRPLDAQLADNEAAAKRWAAVANSLTEATWHAEVRTRQGRPIPATEVRWMRLQEVEIHHVDLDAGFSPADWPAAFVARILAQATVDMNRLTAAAAEPLPAFEIRSTDTDFVGLVGTGTPAHTITGPAAALAAWLLGRSDGSDLTGELPTLPDWK
- a CDS encoding DUF3618 domain-containing protein, producing MSDSKPHTEADPIVSGPIDEEALRRDRDEAREQLGETVSELTDKLDVKARTKDKLHDTAETARAKAASVAGNAKSAAAEKTAQTAELVDRKAAEAKEVAGIAAAQAGNEARRLADKAESATPDAVLSGGRQAADLARRQPVPVAAAAAFAALLVWWIVRRRHA
- a CDS encoding DoxX family protein produces the protein MAAAWVGFSAASIFFRAAWVVDPLVQYGVPQSWWTWLGVAKAAGAVGLVAGLFLPFVGIAATIGIVLYFGGAVITNIKAGAYAHIPFPLMYMIPALIAAGLGAAV
- a CDS encoding phage holin family protein is translated as MTETHTGSPGDTRSVAELVNDATEQVSRLVRDEMQLARLEVQRKGKLIGRGAGLAGVGALLGLYGGAALVAAAVFALAIPLPGWAAALIVGAVLLIAAALFAVLGKNDVQRAVPPVPQEAAAGVKRDIETIKHGSH